The window CTTGCCTGGGCGCCCACGGCCCGGGTGCGGAGGAAAGCGAGCGCGATGACAGCGACGACTGCCCCCAGCCAGTCCCCGATCCCATAGCTCAAGCCGGTGCAAGCGACGGCCATGGCCAGGGCCCGGCCACCCGGCAGCACGGCGATCCGGTCGAGCGCGAGCAGCCGGTTCGCCGGATCGGCACGCATGCGACGCAGTCGCTCCAGCCGACCCAACGACGCGCCGCCGGGGACCGCCCAGTATCCGGCGAGGGCGGCCAGCCCGGCGGGCGCCACGACGACGGTGGTCATGGCGTTCCGGCGAGCCGGGCGTCGAGGTCGGCTGCGGCCGGACCCGGCACCGGCTCGCCCGCATCGAGGCGGCGATACGCCCCCACTACCTCGACCCGACCGTCAGCGAGCCGGCGGCAGAGCGCGAGTTCGGCCACCCGACGGACACCGTCCGGACGGCGATCGAGGTGAATGACGGCGTCGACAGCAGCCGCCAGCAGGCTGTGCAGGGCGTTGCGGGCCAACCCGGCCGGCGCGGCGAGTGCCTCCAACCGCGCGGGCACCTCGCAAGCGCGGTTGGCATGAACTGTGCCGCACCCGCCGTCGTGTCCGGTGTTGAGCGCACTGAGCAAGTCGAGCACGTCGACTCCGCGACACTCCCCCACCACCAGCCGGTCGGGCCGCATCCGCAACGCCTGCCGGACGAGCGTCGACTGCGCGATCGCGCCCGATCCCTCCGCATTCGCCGGCCGTCCCTGCAGCCGGACCAGGTGGCCCGCGCGGACGATGAGCTCTGCCGTGTCCTCGACAAGCACCAGGCGCTCACCAGGAGCCGCCAGGCTCAGCAAGGCACCGAGCAGCGTGGTCTTGCCGGATCCAGCGCCACCGGAGACGAGGAAGCTCAGCCGCCGCCGCACAACCCTTTGGAGCAGTTCGGCCCCCGCCGGGCTCACCGTCCCCGCGTCGACCAACTCGGC of the Mycobacteriales bacterium genome contains:
- a CDS encoding TadA family conjugal transfer-associated ATPase; translation: MNVWAAPERPPGPSAELGLTAKIRHRLVASRRPASPEAVGSALREVQPWLGAVDRLEVAKSVHADLAGLGPLQRILSDPRVSDICVNASREVWIDRGDGMEPAGVAFEDEHQVRSLAVRLAQAAGRRLDDSSPFVDAALPEGIRLHAVLPPVADGGTCISLRIPRSRGFSMAELVDAGTVSPAGAELLQRVVRRRLSFLVSGGAGSGKTTLLGALLSLAAPGERLVLVEDTAELIVRAGHLVRLQGRPANAEGSGAIAQSTLVRQALRMRPDRLVVGECRGVDVLDLLSALNTGHDGGCGTVHANRACEVPARLEALAAPAGLARNALHSLLAAAVDAVIHLDRRPDGVRRVAELALCRRLADGRVEVVGAYRRLDAGEPVPGPAAADLDARLAGTP